In Setaria italica strain Yugu1 chromosome IX, Setaria_italica_v2.0, whole genome shotgun sequence, the genomic stretch CACTCCAGTCGGGACCAGTAAAGTTTCCAGATCTGCTGCTTCAGTAAATAACTTAGCGCCGAGATCTGCTCTTCTCGTTTGACTTCCCTTTCCCTCTTTCCACTACTTGAAGAATCTTTTCGCCTGAAACGGGACTGGATCTCAGGAACTGGATGGTGTGCGATGCGAAAATGGCACACTACTGCTCTGCAACCGGAGAATGTGTTCTGAAACTATCaggaaaaaaggaaggaaaaatgtACAGGGTTTTCTCAAATTACACAGAGTATAATTGCAATGCGGCAACAAATTCAATCAACGAACGGCCGGACACAGGGCGGTGGAGAGATCGCAGGGAAAATGGAGTATCGTGTTTGGTGAAGGAGGCGAAGCTGTTGTCAGGCGACAACGGATGCGCTGCCGAATGTTCAGCTCCATCACAACAACAGGGAGGCCAGCACGAcggagcacgcggcggcggcgagcgcgccgatCGGCCGCGACGCGATGGCGGACGACGGCTTCTTGGTCTTGTGGTCGGCCGCATGGTCCGCGGCTACCGACGGGGCGTCCGCCGGCTGCGACGCGGGCGTCTCCGCGGGcgacggctccggcgccggggcTTCCGGTGCGCCGACGTAGAGCTCCGGCGGCACGAGGAGGCTGTCCAGCGTGAGCAGGGAGAAGGGCACGCTGTCGACGACGGTGTCCGCGACGCGGGACCTGGCCTTGCCGGTGTCGAGGGAGACGTCGTCGCCCTTGGCGACCACGGTGACGCCGTCCTTGCCGGCCTTGGTGCTGGCCATGGTGCGGAGTGTGCCCTTGACGAACTTGAGCGACGTCTTGGTGTTGTAGGACGGCAGCGCGTTGTACTGGAGGAGCCTGGTGAGGTTGGCGGTGGACATGGTCTTGACGTCGGGCGCGTCCTTGGCCTGGAACGCGTCGTCGTTGGGCGCGAACAGGGTGAGCCCCTTGTCCATAGCGTCCTCGTAGGTCTTGAGCACGCCGGTGCGGGCGGCGAGGGACGCGAACACCTTGCATCCGGCGCGCTCCAGGAGGCGGGTGAGGTTGGAGGTGGCCGGGGTGTCGAAGAGGCCGTCGAACTCGATGGGCGCGGTGACCTCGAGGATGGCGAACTTGAAGGGGTGGGTCTCGACCTCCTTGGTGACGGTGCAGAGCCTGGCGCCGGGGGTGGCAGCGGAGAAGGCGTAGTTCTTGTCCTCCTGGTCGACGACCTTGACGTTGCCCGTGGTGCTGGCGGCGTCGCCGGTGGCCTGGTACAGCGTGGCGGCGCTCTCGTCGCCGTACTTCTTGACCTTCTTGCGGTCGTAGTAGTCGAGCACCGAGTGGAGGCGGAGCGCGTTCTTGATGGCCGGGAGCGAGTCGCCGGCGTCGGAGGCGAGCGTGGTCATGGCGTCGTTGGAGAGCACGAGGATGGTCATCGACGTCGACTGCCGCGAGTTGATCTCGTCG encodes the following:
- the LOC101767876 gene encoding fasciclin-like arabinogalactan protein 8, with the protein product MAMQRVAAAAALLACLAMAASPVRGRNITAILDGYKEYKLYNKYLSETKVCDEINSRQSTSMTILVLSNDAMTTLASDAGDSLPAIKNALRLHSVLDYYDRKKVKKYGDESAATLYQATGDAASTTGNVKVVDQEDKNYAFSAATPGARLCTVTKEVETHPFKFAILEVTAPIEFDGLFDTPATSNLTRLLERAGCKVFASLAARTGVLKTYEDAMDKGLTLFAPNDDAFQAKDAPDVKTMSTANLTRLLQYNALPSYNTKTSLKFVKGTLRTMASTKAGKDGVTVVAKGDDVSLDTGKARSRVADTVVDSVPFSLLTLDSLLVPPELYVGAPEAPAPEPSPAETPASQPADAPSVAADHAADHKTKKPSSAIASRPIGALAAAACSVVLASLLL